In the genome of Bosea sp. BIWAKO-01, the window CGCCGTATCGCCGCTGGCCCGCTGATCGATGTCGCGCTGGTCGTGAAGGCGGCGATGGAGACCGATCCCGGCTCGGCCTGCCTCACCTTCGACGATGCGACCGGCGCGGTGGTGGACCTCAATCTGCGCGGCGAGACCGCGGAGATCGTGGCGCGCCTGGTTGAACGCGCCGAGGCGGCAGACCGCGCGAAACCAACGCTCGCCGGGTCCGAGCCGGACGACGGGATGCCGGAGCGTGGTCGCGGCCGCCCGAAGCTCGGCGTCGTCGCCCGGGAAGTGACCTTGCTCCCCCGACATTGGGACTGGCTGGCGCTGCAGCCGGGCGGCGCCTCGCAGGCCTTGCGCCGACTGGTGGAGGAGGCGCGACGCGGCGATGGCGGCCGGACCGAGGCCCGCGCCGCGCAGACGGCGACCTATACCTTCATCGCGGCGATGGCCGGCGACCTTGCGGGGTTCGAGGAGGCGACGCGCGCCTTGTTCGCCGGGGATCACGCGCGCTTCGCCGAGCAGAACCAAGCCTGGCCGCCGGACATCCGCACCTATGCCGAAACCTTGCTGAAGCGCCCCCATATGCGCGGCCCCGGTGAACCGTGATCGTGGCATGGGCGCTCCGGCGCTCTCCGCGAGGACCGCTCCTGCCCCCTAGACAGACATGATGTCCGCCTGAGCCCAGCGCCCTGCCGGTCGCTATCATGCCTGGCGGGCGGGCCGCCTAAATGCCGCGGACGAACCAGGTTCGCCGATAGCGGCATCGCCGGGAAAGCGATTTTGACCCCGAAAGCGGTGATGCCCCCGGAATGGCCTCGCGTGACGAGGCCGAATGGGGGATGCTTCCGGCTTGCCGATCGGTGATGATCATACCCGGTTTGGCGACGCCCGACGGGTTCCGGGCTCGGCTGCGAGAAGACGCGCCGCAGCGCAGGGAGGATCGAATGATCACCAACAGAACAGTCAAAACAACACTGTTTGCGGCCATGCTCATGGTTGGGGCGGCCACCACGAACGCCCAGCAGCCTGCCCGCATGCCGGATCAGGACATCGCCGACGCCTATGTCTACCTGTTGGGCCGCCTGCTCGTTGCGCGCCAGCAGCAGCTCGATTTCCAGGACGGGTTCAAGTGGAACGAGCTGGTGCACCGCAAGCCCGGCGCGGTCGATTGGCCCAATCCCAATCTCGATGTCGCCTATTCCGAGGCCTGGGTGGCGGTCGACGAGAAGAGCTGCACGATCGTCACCGTGCCGAAGGTCGAGGGGCGTTACTACACGGTCCATTTCCTCAATGGCTGGGGCGAGACCGTCGCCAATATCAACGAGCGCCTGTTTCCGAAGCGGCCGTTCGGGGAATTCGCGATGTGCCTGAGGGGCGCCGATGTCGCGCTTCCCCCGGGAGCGACGCGTATCGATCTGCCCGTGAGATATTCCCGGGTGCTGGCCCGGGTCGAACTCGGCGCCGATCCGGAGACCGCGATCGCCCTGCAGCACCAGTTCACCTTCCGGGCGACGGGTACACCGACGCTTCCGGAGCTTCCTAAGACCCCGGTATTCGCGCTCGAGGCACTGCCGGGCGCCGAGGCCTTCGAGGCCGCGGATGCCGCACTCGACAGCGAGCCTGACCTCAGCGTCGGGCTCGAGGAGATGCAGGACAAGGCCCGCGCCATCGCCAGGGCCGTCAAGGACCCGGCCGAGCGCGCCCGCGTCGATCAGGTGATCCGGACCAGCGCCTTCGCCGATATCGCCAAGGCAGGAGCCATCATCGGCCACGGCACGGTGCTGAATGGCTGGGCTCGGCCCGGCGTCGTCGGCGAATATGGCCTGGACTACCTTGCGCGGACACTGGTCAACCATGGTGGCATCTGGGCGAACATCAAGCCGGAGGTGCTGTATTACCGGGGGAGCAAGGATCAGGCCGGGGATGATCTCAGCGGTGACAATGTCTACACGCTGACCTTCCCGAGGGACGAGCTCCCCGCCCAGTTCGCCACGTTCTTCTGGTCGGTGATCGCCGTCGACGGCGCGCGGTTCCGTGTCCTGCCCAATCCGATCAACCGCTTCCTGCTCAACAACCAGTCGAAGCTGCAATATGGCGCCGACGGCTCGCTGACGCTCTATTTTGCCGATCAGAAGCCGGGCGATGCGCCCGACGGTAACTGGCTGCCGACGCCGAAGGGCGCGAGTTATCGGCTCACATTCCGATTCTA includes:
- a CDS encoding DUF2239 family protein; its protein translation is MPPFLSKPCTAFQGTRRIAAGPLIDVALVVKAAMETDPGSACLTFDDATGAVVDLNLRGETAEIVARLVERAEAADRAKPTLAGSEPDDGMPERGRGRPKLGVVAREVTLLPRHWDWLALQPGGASQALRRLVEEARRGDGGRTEARAAQTATYTFIAAMAGDLAGFEEATRALFAGDHARFAEQNQAWPPDIRTYAETLLKRPHMRGPGEP
- a CDS encoding DUF1214 domain-containing protein, whose protein sequence is MITNRTVKTTLFAAMLMVGAATTNAQQPARMPDQDIADAYVYLLGRLLVARQQQLDFQDGFKWNELVHRKPGAVDWPNPNLDVAYSEAWVAVDEKSCTIVTVPKVEGRYYTVHFLNGWGETVANINERLFPKRPFGEFAMCLRGADVALPPGATRIDLPVRYSRVLARVELGADPETAIALQHQFTFRATGTPTLPELPKTPVFALEALPGAEAFEAADAALDSEPDLSVGLEEMQDKARAIARAVKDPAERARVDQVIRTSAFADIAKAGAIIGHGTVLNGWARPGVVGEYGLDYLARTLVNHGGIWANIKPEVLYYRGSKDQAGDDLSGDNVYTLTFPRDELPAQFATFFWSVIAVDGARFRVLPNPINRFLLNNQSKLQYGADGSLTLYFADQKPGDAPDGNWLPTPKGASYRLTFRFYRPTEGVANATYFPPALVKRQ